One Thioclava electrotropha DNA segment encodes these proteins:
- the tgt gene encoding tRNA guanosine(34) transglycosylase Tgt has protein sequence MTKFSFTLKATDGAARTGTISTPRGEIRTPAFMPVGTAATVKAMMPESVAATGADILLGNTYHLMLRPGAERVARLGGLHKFMNWDKPILTDSGGFQVMSLASLRKLTEDGVTFASHVDGSKHMLSPERSMEIQKLLGSDIVMCFDECPALPATEEEVAKSMRLSMRWAQRSRDAFGDRPGHALFGIQQGGVTRELREESAEKLKEIGFEGYAVGGLAVGEGQEAMFGVLDYAPGMLPQDKPRYLMGVGKPDDIVGAVERGIDMMDCVLPSRSGRTGQAWTRRGQVNIKNARHADDPRPLDEACTCPACSNYSRAYLHHVFRSGEMISGMLLTWHNLHYYQELMAGLRAAIDEGALARFVSEFHETRAAGDIEPL, from the coding sequence ATGACCAAGTTCAGCTTCACCCTCAAGGCCACCGATGGTGCTGCGCGCACCGGGACGATCTCGACGCCCCGCGGCGAGATCCGCACGCCGGCCTTCATGCCCGTGGGCACCGCCGCGACCGTGAAGGCGATGATGCCCGAAAGCGTCGCCGCGACCGGCGCGGATATTCTGCTGGGCAATACTTACCACCTGATGCTGCGTCCCGGCGCGGAGCGGGTGGCGCGTCTGGGCGGGCTGCACAAGTTCATGAACTGGGACAAGCCGATCCTGACCGACTCGGGCGGCTTTCAGGTGATGAGCCTCGCGAGCTTGCGTAAGCTGACCGAGGACGGCGTGACCTTTGCCTCCCATGTCGACGGCTCGAAACATATGCTCTCGCCCGAACGCTCGATGGAGATCCAGAAGCTGCTGGGCTCGGATATCGTGATGTGCTTCGACGAGTGCCCCGCGCTGCCCGCGACCGAGGAAGAAGTGGCGAAGTCGATGCGCCTGTCGATGCGGTGGGCGCAGCGCTCCCGCGACGCCTTCGGCGACCGTCCCGGCCATGCGCTGTTCGGCATCCAGCAGGGCGGCGTGACACGTGAACTTCGCGAGGAAAGTGCCGAGAAACTCAAGGAAATCGGCTTCGAGGGCTATGCGGTCGGCGGCCTCGCCGTGGGCGAGGGGCAAGAGGCGATGTTCGGCGTGCTCGACTATGCGCCGGGCATGCTGCCGCAGGACAAGCCGCGCTACCTGATGGGTGTCGGCAAGCCCGACGATATCGTGGGCGCGGTCGAGCGCGGCATCGACATGATGGATTGCGTGCTGCCGTCGCGCTCGGGGCGCACGGGCCAAGCCTGGACCCGCCGCGGGCAGGTGAACATCAAGAACGCCCGCCATGCCGACGACCCGCGCCCGCTGGACGAGGCCTGCACCTGCCCGGCCTGCTCGAACTATTCGCGCGCCTATCTGCACCACGTCTTCCGCTCCGGCGAGATGATTTCGGGGATGCTGCTGACCTGGCACAACCTGCATTACTATCAGGAACTGATGGCGGGCCTGCGCGCGGCGATCGACGAGGGGGCGCTGGCGCGCTTCGTCTCGGAATTCCACGAGACCCGCGCGGCGGGCGATATCGAGCCGCTCTGA
- a CDS encoding MBL fold metallo-hydrolase produces the protein MIRAILLALCAACAPLAAAAQNQRISHCIAIADAAPGIEYLHKASWSDPVPEQSVRLHYIDHSMVLLQTEGGLSVVTDFNGWTGGARFAPDYVTMNHAHSSHMTDMIPEGTVALKGWSDQFGIAAEHHLDLGEMLIRNVPTAIRSFGGVEENGNSIFVFEVAGLCIGHLGHLHHEPDPAQYAALGRLDVVMAAVDGSYTVDQPTMIRILNRLRSRIVIPVHWFGEPTLQSFLDGMEGVFAVERPGVSEVIVSLRTLPREPTVMVLEPERLQ, from the coding sequence ATGATCCGCGCCATTCTTCTCGCCCTCTGTGCCGCGTGTGCACCACTCGCGGCGGCTGCGCAAAACCAGCGCATCAGCCATTGCATCGCGATTGCCGATGCCGCGCCCGGGATCGAGTATCTACATAAAGCCAGCTGGTCCGACCCGGTGCCGGAGCAATCTGTGCGGTTGCATTACATCGACCATTCGATGGTGCTGTTGCAGACCGAGGGCGGGCTGTCGGTCGTCACCGATTTCAACGGCTGGACCGGGGGCGCGCGGTTCGCCCCCGATTACGTCACGATGAACCATGCCCACTCGAGCCATATGACCGATATGATCCCGGAGGGGACGGTAGCGCTGAAGGGTTGGTCGGATCAGTTCGGCATCGCCGCCGAGCATCATCTGGATCTGGGCGAGATGCTGATCCGCAATGTGCCCACCGCGATCCGCAGCTTTGGCGGAGTCGAGGAGAACGGCAACTCGATCTTCGTCTTCGAGGTGGCCGGGCTCTGCATCGGCCATCTGGGCCATCTGCATCACGAGCCCGATCCCGCGCAATATGCGGCGCTGGGACGGCTCGATGTGGTGATGGCGGCGGTAGACGGGTCCTACACGGTCGATCAGCCGACGATGATCCGCATCCTGAACCGGCTGCGCTCGCGCATCGTGATCCCGGTCCATTGGTTCGGCGAACCGACCCTGCAGAGCTTTCTCGACGGGATGGAAGGCGTCTTCGCGGTAGAGCGGCCCGGCGTGAGCGAGGTGATCGTTTCGCTTAGAACTTTGCCGCGCGAACCGACCGTGATGGTGCTGGAGCCGGAGCGACTGCAATAA
- the trhA gene encoding PAQR family membrane homeostasis protein TrhA, translating into MTEGITTMTRHQLSHSFREHVADGVVHVLGVVFAVAGVSALIVWASLAAPAGRVWPLAVYSVGLIASFSLSAAYNLTLHAPTRAVLRRFDHAAIYLLIAGTYTPMALIGLGGVAGWALTATVWALATFGIVMKLGFFHRAERTGFWLYLAMGWLGMIAMWPLIVALPLPALILLVVGGLTYTVGVIFYQTERIPFSRAIWHGHVLAAAATHYAAVIVISH; encoded by the coding sequence ATGACTGAGGGGATCACCACGATGACGCGCCACCAATTGAGCCACAGCTTTCGCGAACATGTCGCCGATGGCGTCGTCCATGTGCTGGGCGTCGTTTTCGCCGTGGCGGGCGTCAGCGCGCTGATCGTCTGGGCCTCGCTGGCCGCACCGGCCGGGCGGGTTTGGCCGCTCGCGGTCTATTCCGTGGGGCTGATCGCCTCTTTCTCGCTCTCGGCCGCCTATAACCTGACCCTGCATGCGCCGACGCGCGCGGTGCTTCGGCGCTTCGATCACGCGGCGATTTATCTTCTGATTGCGGGCACTTACACGCCGATGGCGCTGATCGGCCTCGGCGGGGTCGCCGGCTGGGCGCTGACCGCGACGGTCTGGGCGCTCGCGACCTTCGGCATCGTAATGAAGCTCGGCTTCTTCCACCGCGCTGAGCGCACGGGGTTCTGGCTCTATCTGGCGATGGGCTGGCTCGGGATGATCGCGATGTGGCCGCTGATCGTCGCCCTGCCCCTGCCCGCGCTGATCCTGCTGGTCGTGGGCGGGCTGACCTATACGGTCGGCGTGATTTTCTACCAGACCGAACGCATCCCGTTCTCCCGCGCGATCTGGCACGGCCATGTGCTGGCCGCGGCCGCGACGCATTACGCCGCGGTGATCGTGATCTCGCACTGA
- a CDS encoding DNA polymerase III subunit chi, with the protein MGQVNFYHLTRSSLEEVVLNLASRAVEQGWKVELRGVDSARLDWLDQRLWLMGNEASFLPHGLAGGPHDALQPILLGTAPAGDGREAMMAVDGAEVAAEETDAHKRVWILFDGNDPQAVQHARGQWKTLTGAGAKAIYWSEEGGRWEKKAES; encoded by the coding sequence ATGGGGCAGGTCAATTTCTACCATCTGACCCGCTCCAGCCTCGAGGAGGTGGTGCTGAACCTCGCCTCCCGGGCGGTGGAGCAGGGTTGGAAGGTGGAATTGCGTGGTGTCGATTCCGCGCGGCTCGACTGGCTCGATCAGAGGCTCTGGCTGATGGGCAACGAGGCGAGCTTCCTGCCGCACGGGCTCGCAGGCGGGCCGCATGACGCATTGCAGCCAATCCTGCTGGGCACCGCGCCCGCAGGCGACGGGCGCGAGGCGATGATGGCCGTCGACGGCGCCGAGGTCGCGGCAGAGGAAACCGACGCCCACAAGCGCGTCTGGATCCTCTTCGACGGCAACGACCCGCAAGCGGTGCAACATGCGCGCGGGCAATGGAAGACCCTGACCGGCGCGGGCGCGAAAGCGATCTACTGGTCGGAAGAGGGCGGCCGCTGGGAGAAGAAGGCGGAGAGTTGA
- a CDS encoding leucyl aminopeptidase, whose amino-acid sequence MTQPVAIAFKETDPEGFATQSGRIALVVGGDGKLGQAGRKLDRAMKGAIKRAVDSEAFAGLGAGEAMELSWPAAIAAEAVQLVRLDRKASADEARKAGAAIGAKLGEAGALVVAQNHPRAADLSLGLALRAYRFDYHTGEDKKAYGPVTIMVDKPEEVAAAAAPHAALAEGVFFTRDLVNEPANILTTDDFAARLAAMQELGLDVEILEEEDMKKLGMGALLGVGMGSEMPSKLVVMQWKGGEEGEAPFALVGKGVVFDAGGISLKPGAGMEEMTMDMGGAGVVSGVMRTLALRKAKANVVGLVGLVENMPDGRAQRPGDIVTSMKGDTIEVINTDAEGRLVLADVLWYAQDRFQPKAMVNLATLTGAVIVALGHENAGLFANDDKFVADILKAAKTEGEGAWHMPLQPAYDKALKSRLADMRNVGNRWGGAITAAAFLKRFVKDEVPWCHIDIAGVALPPNETTLAPKGPTGWGVRMLDRLIRDKFEA is encoded by the coding sequence ATGACCCAACCTGTTGCTATCGCCTTCAAGGAAACCGATCCGGAGGGCTTCGCCACCCAAAGCGGGCGGATCGCGCTGGTCGTGGGCGGTGACGGCAAGTTGGGTCAGGCCGGGCGCAAGCTGGATCGGGCGATGAAAGGTGCGATCAAGCGCGCGGTGGACTCGGAAGCCTTTGCGGGGCTCGGTGCGGGCGAGGCGATGGAGCTGAGCTGGCCCGCCGCGATCGCCGCCGAAGCGGTGCAGCTGGTGCGGCTCGACCGCAAGGCCAGTGCCGACGAGGCCCGCAAGGCAGGGGCTGCGATCGGCGCGAAACTGGGGGAGGCGGGCGCGCTCGTGGTGGCGCAGAACCATCCGCGCGCGGCCGATCTGTCGCTGGGCCTCGCGTTGCGCGCCTATCGCTTCGACTATCACACGGGCGAGGACAAGAAGGCCTACGGGCCGGTGACGATCATGGTCGACAAGCCCGAAGAGGTCGCCGCCGCCGCGGCCCCGCATGCAGCACTGGCCGAGGGCGTGTTCTTCACCCGCGATCTCGTCAACGAGCCCGCCAATATCCTGACCACCGACGATTTCGCCGCCCGCCTCGCCGCGATGCAGGAGCTGGGCCTCGATGTCGAAATCCTCGAAGAGGAGGACATGAAGAAGCTCGGCATGGGCGCGCTTCTGGGCGTCGGCATGGGCTCGGAGATGCCCTCCAAGCTGGTCGTGATGCAGTGGAAGGGCGGCGAGGAGGGCGAGGCGCCCTTCGCGCTCGTCGGCAAGGGCGTCGTCTTCGATGCAGGCGGCATCTCGCTCAAGCCCGGCGCGGGCATGGAAGAGATGACGATGGATATGGGCGGCGCAGGCGTCGTCTCGGGCGTGATGCGCACGCTGGCGCTGCGCAAGGCCAAGGCGAATGTCGTGGGCCTGGTCGGACTGGTCGAGAACATGCCCGACGGGCGCGCGCAACGCCCCGGCGATATCGTGACCTCGATGAAGGGCGACACGATCGAAGTCATCAACACCGATGCCGAAGGCCGCCTCGTTCTGGCCGATGTGCTCTGGTATGCGCAGGACCGGTTCCAGCCCAAGGCGATGGTCAATCTCGCTACGCTGACCGGGGCCGTGATCGTCGCGCTCGGTCACGAGAACGCGGGCCTTTTCGCCAATGATGACAAGTTCGTAGCCGACATTCTTAAAGCGGCGAAGACCGAGGGCGAGGGCGCGTGGCACATGCCGCTGCAGCCCGCCTATGACAAGGCGCTGAAATCGCGTTTGGCCGATATGCGCAATGTCGGCAACCGCTGGGGCGGCGCGATCACCGCGGCTGCCTTCCTTAAGCGCTTCGTGAAGGACGAGGTGCCGTGGTGCCATATCGACATCGCGGGCGTGGCGCTTCCGCCGAACGAGACCACGCTGGCCCCGAAAGGCCCGACCGGCTGGGGCGTGCGCATGCTCGACCGTCTGATCCGCGACAAGTTCGAAGCCTGA